The following are encoded together in the Humulus lupulus chromosome 5, drHumLupu1.1, whole genome shotgun sequence genome:
- the LOC133834387 gene encoding uncharacterized protein LOC133834387 encodes MVINSPLLIQDIKTKRVILEGRLRDGLYQLDVPTTKASEGRLAEENKDKLDSTFSPFVAISTSDVNHVSDCISVRDLWHRRLGHPSLRILNQVLNSANVKLSMNVIIMQRHNP; translated from the exons ATGGTAATCAACTCCCCATTACTCATACAG GACATCAAAACAAAGAGAGTAATACTGGAGGGGAGGCTTAGAGATGGATTGTATCAACTTGATGTTCCAACTACTAAAGCTTCTGAAGGACGTTTGGCCGAGGAAAATAAAGACAAGTTGGATTCTACGTTTTCTCCATTTGTTGCAATTTCTACCTCTGATGTAAATCATGTTTCAGATTGTATTTCAGTTAGAGACTTATGGCATAGACGATTGGGGCATCCCTCTCTTAGGATTCTCAATCAAGTTTTAAATTCTGCTAATGTAAAACTGTCAATGAATGTGATAATTATGCAAAGACACAATCCATAA